The Quercus robur chromosome 7, dhQueRobu3.1, whole genome shotgun sequence genome has a segment encoding these proteins:
- the LOC126692922 gene encoding protein EMSY-LIKE 2-like isoform X2, with protein sequence MDYEFSDSSDTDDDLPPPSHQNRVPRGSHVTGNGRSAVGSVPFLRMHSDMEAEIHHLEQEAYYSVLRAFKAQSNAITWEKEEMITELRKELRVSDDEHRELLTKVNADDIILKIREWRQSGGQQPARLNTSHFGHDLVPSPSVSASRKKQKTSQLGQPLSVLPSMKPMQYPSSGPAGSRHFANRSSSGAIVANEPADATTFEPLIGRKVWTRWPDDNNFYEAVITDYNSTEGRHALVYDINTANETWEWVDLKEISPKDIRWDGEDPGILHQGGHSGQARGFKKALSRGGVVPGAGRGRGPMRVQSRKEFLPSQNGIGKKVYDDIELLNTDTLVKEVERVFSASQPDPSELEKAKKMLKDHEQALIDAIARLAYASDGESDGEQPLLNGQSVG encoded by the exons ATGGACTATGAATTTTCCGATAGCAGCG ATACCGATGATGATCTTCCTCCCCCATCTCACCAAAACAGAGTTCCAAGAGGTAGCCATGTTACAGGAAATGGAAGGTCTGCTGTAGGTTCTGTCCCATTCCTTAGGATGCATAGTGACATGGAGGCCGAAATTCATCACCTTGAACAAGAAGCATACTATTCAGTCCTGCGTGCTTTTAAAGCTCAGTCCAATGCCATTACTTGG GAGAAAGAAGAAATGATAACCGAACTTCGGAAGGAGTTGAGAGTATCAGATGACGAGCACAGGGAACTTCTGACCAAGGTTAATGCTGATGATATTATTCTTAAGATAAG GGAGTGGAGACAGTCAGGTGGGCAGCAACCTGCCAGACTTAACACGTCTCATTTTGGTCATGATCTTGTACCCAGTCCTTCTGTCTCAGCATCTCGCAAGAAACAGAAGACATCCCAATTG GGTCAGCCGTTGTCTGTGTTACCCTCAATGAAGCCTATGCAGTACCCTTCCTCAGGTCCTGCCGGAAGTAGACATTTCGCAAATCGCAGCTCTTCCGGTGCCATTGTGGCAAATGAACCTGCTGACGCTACAACATTTGAACCATTAATTGGAAGGAAAGTGTGGACAAGATGGCCTGATGACAACAATTTCTATGAGGCTGTCATAACAGATTACAACTCTACTGAG GGCCGGCATGCTTTGGTATATGATATTAATACAGCTAATGAGACCTGGGAGTGGGTTGATCTCAAAGAG ATCTCTCCCAAGGATATTCGATGGGATGGTGAGGATCCAGGCATATTGCATCAAGGGGGTCACAGTGGGCAAGCCCGTGGGTTTAAGAAAGCCTTGAGCCGTGGTGGTGTTGTTCCAGGTGCTGGAAGAGGGAGAGGACCCATGAGGGTTCAATCTAGAAAAGAATTTTTACCATCACAAAATGGTATTGGAAAGAAAGTTTATGATGATATAGAATTGCTTAACACTGATACATTGGTAAAGGAG GTGGAGAGGGTTTTCAGTGCTAGTCAGCCAGATCCTTCTGAGCTTGAAAAGGCAAAGAAAATGCTTAAA GATCATGAACAGGCACTCATTGATGCAATTGCCAGGCTTGCTTATGCATCTGATGGTGAAAGTG ATGGAGAGCAGCCACTCTTGAATGGGCAATCTGTAGGATGA
- the LOC126692922 gene encoding protein EMSY-LIKE 3-like isoform X3 gives MDYEFSDSSDTDDDLPPPSHQNRVPRGSHVTGNGRSAVGSVPFLRMHSDMEAEIHHLEQEAYYSVLRAFKAQSNAITWEKEEMITELRKELRVSDDEHRELLTKVNADDIILKIREWRQSGGQQPARLNTSHFGHDLVPSPSVSASRKKQKTSQLGQPLSVLPSMKPMQYPSSGPAGSRHFANRSSSGAIVANEPADATTFEPLIGRKVWTRWPDDNNFYEAVITDYNSTEGRHALVYDINTANETWEWVDLKEISPKDIRWDGEDPGILHQGGHSGQARGFKKALSRGGVVPGAGRGRGPMRVQSRKEFLPSQNGIGKKVYDDIELLNTDTLVKEVERVFSASQPDPSELEKAKKMLKDHEQALIDAIARLAYASDGENGEQPLLNGQSVG, from the exons ATGGACTATGAATTTTCCGATAGCAGCG ATACCGATGATGATCTTCCTCCCCCATCTCACCAAAACAGAGTTCCAAGAGGTAGCCATGTTACAGGAAATGGAAGGTCTGCTGTAGGTTCTGTCCCATTCCTTAGGATGCATAGTGACATGGAGGCCGAAATTCATCACCTTGAACAAGAAGCATACTATTCAGTCCTGCGTGCTTTTAAAGCTCAGTCCAATGCCATTACTTGG GAGAAAGAAGAAATGATAACCGAACTTCGGAAGGAGTTGAGAGTATCAGATGACGAGCACAGGGAACTTCTGACCAAGGTTAATGCTGATGATATTATTCTTAAGATAAG GGAGTGGAGACAGTCAGGTGGGCAGCAACCTGCCAGACTTAACACGTCTCATTTTGGTCATGATCTTGTACCCAGTCCTTCTGTCTCAGCATCTCGCAAGAAACAGAAGACATCCCAATTG GGTCAGCCGTTGTCTGTGTTACCCTCAATGAAGCCTATGCAGTACCCTTCCTCAGGTCCTGCCGGAAGTAGACATTTCGCAAATCGCAGCTCTTCCGGTGCCATTGTGGCAAATGAACCTGCTGACGCTACAACATTTGAACCATTAATTGGAAGGAAAGTGTGGACAAGATGGCCTGATGACAACAATTTCTATGAGGCTGTCATAACAGATTACAACTCTACTGAG GGCCGGCATGCTTTGGTATATGATATTAATACAGCTAATGAGACCTGGGAGTGGGTTGATCTCAAAGAG ATCTCTCCCAAGGATATTCGATGGGATGGTGAGGATCCAGGCATATTGCATCAAGGGGGTCACAGTGGGCAAGCCCGTGGGTTTAAGAAAGCCTTGAGCCGTGGTGGTGTTGTTCCAGGTGCTGGAAGAGGGAGAGGACCCATGAGGGTTCAATCTAGAAAAGAATTTTTACCATCACAAAATGGTATTGGAAAGAAAGTTTATGATGATATAGAATTGCTTAACACTGATACATTGGTAAAGGAG GTGGAGAGGGTTTTCAGTGCTAGTCAGCCAGATCCTTCTGAGCTTGAAAAGGCAAAGAAAATGCTTAAA GATCATGAACAGGCACTCATTGATGCAATTGCCAGGCTTGCTTATGCATCTGATGGTGAAA ATGGAGAGCAGCCACTCTTGAATGGGCAATCTGTAGGATGA
- the LOC126692922 gene encoding protein EMSY-LIKE 3-like isoform X1 translates to MDYEFSDSSDTDDDLPPPSHQNRVPRGSHVTGNGRSAVGSVPFLRMHSDMEAEIHHLEQEAYYSVLRAFKAQSNAITWEKEEMITELRKELRVSDDEHRELLTKVNADDIILKIREWRQSGGQQPARLNTSHFGHDLVPSPSVSASRKKQKTSQLGQPLSVLPSMKPMQYPSSGPAGSRHFANRSSSGAIVANEPADATTFEPLIGRKVWTRWPDDNNFYEAVITDYNSTEGRHALVYDINTANETWEWVDLKEISPKDIRWDGEDPGILHQGGHSGQARGFKKALSRGGVVPGAGRGRGPMRVQSRKEFLPSQNGIGKKVYDDIELLNTDTLVKEVERVFSASQPDPSELEKAKKMLKDHEQALIDAIARLAYASDGESADGEQPLLNGQSVG, encoded by the exons ATGGACTATGAATTTTCCGATAGCAGCG ATACCGATGATGATCTTCCTCCCCCATCTCACCAAAACAGAGTTCCAAGAGGTAGCCATGTTACAGGAAATGGAAGGTCTGCTGTAGGTTCTGTCCCATTCCTTAGGATGCATAGTGACATGGAGGCCGAAATTCATCACCTTGAACAAGAAGCATACTATTCAGTCCTGCGTGCTTTTAAAGCTCAGTCCAATGCCATTACTTGG GAGAAAGAAGAAATGATAACCGAACTTCGGAAGGAGTTGAGAGTATCAGATGACGAGCACAGGGAACTTCTGACCAAGGTTAATGCTGATGATATTATTCTTAAGATAAG GGAGTGGAGACAGTCAGGTGGGCAGCAACCTGCCAGACTTAACACGTCTCATTTTGGTCATGATCTTGTACCCAGTCCTTCTGTCTCAGCATCTCGCAAGAAACAGAAGACATCCCAATTG GGTCAGCCGTTGTCTGTGTTACCCTCAATGAAGCCTATGCAGTACCCTTCCTCAGGTCCTGCCGGAAGTAGACATTTCGCAAATCGCAGCTCTTCCGGTGCCATTGTGGCAAATGAACCTGCTGACGCTACAACATTTGAACCATTAATTGGAAGGAAAGTGTGGACAAGATGGCCTGATGACAACAATTTCTATGAGGCTGTCATAACAGATTACAACTCTACTGAG GGCCGGCATGCTTTGGTATATGATATTAATACAGCTAATGAGACCTGGGAGTGGGTTGATCTCAAAGAG ATCTCTCCCAAGGATATTCGATGGGATGGTGAGGATCCAGGCATATTGCATCAAGGGGGTCACAGTGGGCAAGCCCGTGGGTTTAAGAAAGCCTTGAGCCGTGGTGGTGTTGTTCCAGGTGCTGGAAGAGGGAGAGGACCCATGAGGGTTCAATCTAGAAAAGAATTTTTACCATCACAAAATGGTATTGGAAAGAAAGTTTATGATGATATAGAATTGCTTAACACTGATACATTGGTAAAGGAG GTGGAGAGGGTTTTCAGTGCTAGTCAGCCAGATCCTTCTGAGCTTGAAAAGGCAAAGAAAATGCTTAAA GATCATGAACAGGCACTCATTGATGCAATTGCCAGGCTTGCTTATGCATCTGATGGTGAAAGTG CAGATGGAGAGCAGCCACTCTTGAATGGGCAATCTGTAGGATGA